In Cryptomeria japonica chromosome 10, Sugi_1.0, whole genome shotgun sequence, a genomic segment contains:
- the LOC131859259 gene encoding G-type lectin S-receptor-like serine/threonine-protein kinase At2g19130 — protein MAMKYLVLAISIIIAFNNCTSLALHGGDTLLVGDSLAGNQTIMSENGTFVLGFFCPSGTNSWYIGIWYARMSPKVIVWVANRDNPVRSMPGVLKFSSHRRLRVFDRKGRSLWSTAIGLKGSRAMITESGNFIMLGHGHNKSDIVWESFAHPGDTWLPGMRMSKGMKLTSWKSLADPAIGLFSYGMDRSSGMTQMVMIYNNSVPYSSSGEWTGSYFTKVPEGNDNKISEMICERVSPSRLQFHFRVKPSGHILTGRILLDENGELKVYLAMDDGTWNQIWSSHRGQCSQFEICGAYGLCNANDVCSCVEGFTPKNGSQGWWSSGCARRKPLQCSVEAGTTDGFVESKNRYLPEEEALSYNKEPTIEACRTACLNNCSCTAFTFIISDLPICRLWLRDLFKMRVSSEKYSIFIRLAASELPHSTSERSSKAPVLLFLLPSAIISAALLALLLAAFILWKRRRLQKKSVEEDVPISLKTFTYKELRIATENFKHMLGSGAFGSVFKGTLPNNTLVAVKRLGGAAGAEKQFRAEINTIGRIQHLNLVTLYGFCAEESRRLLVYAYMPNGSLNSSLFCEEEEAEKVLDWKTRFEIALGTARGLVYLHEECRDHIIHCDIKPENILLDGDLRPKIADFGLAKLVGRDFSRVLTTTRGTRGYLAPEWISGLPITPKVDVYSFGMALLEMISGRRNLDLKLEESRFYFPTWAASQIQRGNIIGVVDVRIASEANIEEVRRAAVVGELCIQHDENMRPSMGEVLKILEGTIEAPTPQIPRSLQLLVDQVEDDDNNMSAHLPCISSGFKDV, from the coding sequence ATGGCGATGAAGTATTTGGTCCTCGCAATTTCTATAATCATTGCATTCAATAATTGCACTTCATTAGCACTGCATGGTGGGGATACGCTTCTAGTTGGAGATTCGCTCGCTGGAAATCAGACAATAATGTCAGAGAATGGCACGTTTGTTTTAGGATTTTTCTGTCCGAGTGGAACGAATAGTTGGTACATTGGCATCTGGTACGCACGAATGTCTCCGAAGGTCATAGTTTGGGTGGCTAACAGAGATAATCCTGTCAGAAGCATGCCGGGAGTCCTGAAATTTTCAAGCCACCGTCGTCTCAGAGTGTTTGATAGAAAGGGCCGGTCATTGTGGTCGACTGCTATTGGTCTGAAAGGATCGCGGGCAATGATAACCGAATCTGGTAATTTCATTATGCTGGGTCACGGTCACAACAAGTCTGACATTGTTTGGGAGAGTTTCGCTCACCCGGGAGATACATGGTTGCCTGGCATGAGGATGTCGAAAGGCATGAAGCTAACTTCGTGGAAGAGTTTGGCGGATCCTGCAATTGGGCTGTTCTCTTATGGAATGGACAGGTCTTCAGGAATGACGCAGATGGTGATGATATATAACAACAGTGTTCCATATTCGTCAAGTGGAGAGTGGACTGGCAGTTATTTTACCAAAGTTCCGGAGGGGAATGATAATAAGATATCCGAAATGATTTGTGAGAGGGTTTCTCCTTCAAGATTACAGTTTCATTTCAGAGTAAAGCCGTCAGGACATATCCTGACAGGGCGAATCCTCTTAGACGAGAATGGCGAGTTAAAAGTTTACCTCGCGATGGATGATGGTACTTGGAATCAGATATGGTCGTCACACCGAGGTCAATGCAGTCAGTTTGAAATCTGCGGGGCGTATGGACTGTGTAATGCCAATGATGTGTGTAGTTGTGTTGAGGGTTTTACACCCAAGAACGGCTCTCAAGGTTGGTGGTCGAGTGGGTGTGCTCGACGAAAACCCTTGCAATGCTCTGTCGAAGCGGGCACAACAGACGGCTTCGTGGAATCCAAGAACCGATACTTACCTGAAGAAGAAGCTCTCTCATACAACAAGGAGCCAACAATAGAAGCCTGCAGGACTGCTTGTCTCAACAATTGCTCATGTACAGCATTTACTTTCATTATTTCTGACCTACCAATCTGTAGgctctggttaagggatttattcAAAATGCGCGTTTCATCTGagaagtattccattttcatcaggCTGGCAGCTTCGGAGTTGCCGCACTCGACATCAGAGAGAAGCAGCAAAGCCCCTGTACTTCTCTTTTTACTTCCCTCTGCCATTATTTCTGCTGCCCTTTTAGCTCTCCTCTTGGCCGCATTTATTCTGTGGAAACGTCGAAGACTGCAGAAGAAAAGCGTGGAAGAGGACGTACCCATCTCTCTCAAAACGTTCACTTACAAAGAGCTGAGAATTGCAACCGAGAATTTCAAGCATATGCTGGGAAGCGGAGCATTCGGGTCTGTGTTCAAAGGAACTCTGCCAAACAACACGCTTGTGGCCGTTAAAAGATTAGGGGGTGCTGCAGGAGCAGAAAAGCAATTTCGTGCAGAAATAAACACCATCGGGAGAATACAACACTTGAATTTGGTAACGCTCTATGGATTCTGCGCTGAAGAATCTCGAAGGCTACTGGTATATGCCTACATGCCCAACGGCTCTTTAAATTCCTCTCTCTTCTGTGAAGAGGAAGAAGCAGAGAAGGTGTTGGATTGGAAAACCCGTTTCGAGATCGCACTGGGCACTGCACGAGGACTAGTTTATCTCCATGAGGAATGCAGGGATCATATCATTCACTGTGATATTAAACCAGAAAACATTCTTCTGGATGGTGACCTTCGCCCGAAGATAGCCGATTTTGGGTTGGCAAAGCTGGTGGGCAGAGATTTCAGCCGTGTATTGACGACCACAAGAGGAACTCGGGGTTACTTGGCTCCCGAGTGGATCTCGGGCCTTCCTATCACTCCAAAGGTGGACGTTTACAGTTTTGGTATGGCGTTGCTGGAAATGATATCTGGTCGTAGAAATCTGGACTTGAAGTTGGAGGAGAGCAGATTCTACTTTCCTACCTGGGCTGCATCTCAAATTCAGAGAGGAAACATAATAGGCGTTGTGGATGTAAGGATAGCAAGTGAGGCGAATATTGAAGAGGTGAGAAGAGCCGCTGTGGTTGGAGAACTGTGCATTCAACACGATGAAAATATGAGGCCGAGCATGGGTGAAGTGTTGAAGATACTGGAAGGGACGATCGAGGCTCCTACGCCACAAATCCCGAGGTCTCTACAGCTACTGGTAGATCAGGTAGAAGACGACGACAATAATATGTCTGCTCATCTTCCTTGCATATCAAGTGGTTTTAAGGACGTCTAA